One part of the Actinomyces howellii genome encodes these proteins:
- the dxr gene encoding 1-deoxy-D-xylulose-5-phosphate reductoisomerase, translating into MTHDCPRLVLLGSTGSIGTQALEVVGRLGGRAPRVVGLAAGGSRLGLLAEQAVAHGVPSLAVSDASAALVADLRAALAAASERLGLPDPVREIHVGPGAATDLIGAAELGPQDTVLNGITGSVGLRPTLAALASGARLALANKESLVVGGSLVRRALRRPGQVVPVDSEHSAIAQALASGRHEKGLTSPVLSGRSEVRRLVLTASGGPFRGRTRDELRGVSAAQALAHPTWAMGPVVTVNSSTLVNKGLELIEAHLLFDIDPAQVVVVVHPQSVIHSMVEFVDGATIAQASPPDMRLPIALGLTWPERPDLSGLVTPNEWEAPTAWTFEPLDGRTFPAVDLARQAVSASATHPAVLNAANEQAVAAFLAGGLEWHEIVEVVRAVLEEHPGCGPKGEPALEEVLETETWARARADELISRRPTH; encoded by the coding sequence ATGACCCACGACTGCCCGCGGCTGGTCCTGCTCGGGTCCACCGGATCGATCGGCACCCAGGCGCTGGAGGTCGTCGGCCGCCTGGGCGGGCGCGCCCCGCGCGTGGTCGGCCTCGCGGCGGGGGGCTCCCGCCTCGGCCTGCTGGCCGAGCAGGCGGTCGCCCACGGGGTGCCGTCACTGGCCGTGTCCGACGCATCGGCCGCGCTCGTGGCGGACCTGAGGGCCGCCCTGGCCGCGGCCTCCGAGCGCCTGGGCCTGCCCGACCCGGTCCGTGAGATCCACGTCGGCCCCGGTGCCGCCACCGACCTCATCGGGGCCGCCGAGCTCGGGCCGCAGGACACCGTCCTCAACGGGATCACCGGCTCGGTCGGACTGCGTCCGACCCTGGCGGCCCTGGCCAGCGGTGCCAGGCTCGCGCTGGCCAACAAGGAGTCCCTCGTCGTGGGCGGCTCGCTCGTGCGCCGGGCGCTGCGTCGACCCGGCCAGGTCGTGCCTGTCGACTCCGAGCACTCGGCCATCGCCCAGGCCCTGGCCTCAGGACGCCACGAGAAGGGCCTGACCAGCCCGGTGCTCTCCGGGCGCTCCGAGGTCCGCCGCCTGGTCCTGACCGCCTCGGGAGGCCCCTTCCGGGGCCGCACCCGCGACGAGCTGCGCGGGGTGAGCGCCGCCCAGGCCCTGGCGCACCCGACCTGGGCGATGGGGCCGGTGGTCACCGTCAACTCCTCGACCCTGGTCAACAAGGGCCTTGAGCTCATCGAGGCCCACCTGCTGTTCGACATCGACCCCGCGCAGGTCGTCGTCGTCGTCCACCCCCAGTCGGTCATCCACTCGATGGTCGAGTTCGTCGACGGCGCCACGATCGCCCAGGCCTCCCCGCCCGACATGCGCCTGCCGATCGCCCTGGGCCTGACCTGGCCCGAGCGCCCGGACCTGTCGGGCCTCGTGACCCCCAACGAGTGGGAGGCCCCCACGGCGTGGACCTTCGAGCCGCTGGACGGCCGGACCTTCCCGGCCGTCGACCTGGCCCGCCAGGCGGTGTCCGCCTCGGCCACCCACCCGGCGGTCCTCAACGCGGCCAACGAGCAGGCGGTCGCCGCCTTCCTGGCGGGCGGCCTGGAGTGGCACGAGATCGTCGAGGTCGTGCGCGCCGTCCTCGAGGAGCACCCGGGCTGCGGCCCGAAGGGCGAACCCGCCCTCGAGGAGGTGCTCGAGACCGAGACCTGGGCGCGGGCCAGGGCCGATGAGCTCATCTCCCGGCGTCCGACCCACTGA
- a CDS encoding DivIVA domain-containing protein has product MREMFPRAGLLRRGYRREQVNNYFQTAHEIYDAGELDEMDSEGVRTVAFDIVRGGYRPDAVDAALDRLEAAFLQRRRAEYVAEHGRKAWMDEVAQLATTLYPRLLRPAGERFATARRRGYSKTDVDALMDRIAAYFDSDGTLTAAEVRASVFAVTSRAKAYDETSVDRYLARVVEVLLSVE; this is encoded by the coding sequence ATGAGAGAGATGTTCCCCCGTGCGGGGCTCCTCAGGCGGGGCTACCGCCGTGAGCAGGTCAACAACTACTTCCAGACCGCTCATGAGATCTACGACGCCGGCGAGCTCGACGAGATGGACTCCGAGGGCGTGCGGACCGTCGCCTTCGACATCGTGCGCGGCGGGTACCGGCCCGACGCCGTCGACGCCGCCCTCGACCGCCTCGAGGCGGCCTTCCTCCAGCGACGACGGGCGGAGTACGTGGCCGAGCACGGGCGCAAGGCCTGGATGGACGAGGTCGCCCAGCTCGCCACGACCCTCTACCCGCGCCTCCTGCGCCCCGCGGGGGAGCGCTTCGCCACAGCGCGTCGCCGCGGGTACTCCAAGACCGACGTCGACGCCCTCATGGACCGCATCGCGGCCTACTTCGACTCGGACGGCACCCTGACGGCCGCGGAGGTGCGTGCCTCGGTCTTCGCCGTGACCTCGAGGGCCAAGGCCTACGACGAGACGAGCGTGGACCGCTACCTGGCCCGCGTCGTCGAGGTCCTCCTGTCCGTCGAGTGA
- the rlmN gene encoding 23S rRNA (adenine(2503)-C(2))-methyltransferase RlmN, with protein sequence MPTDQPPEGATDPAAVPRLSFAVPPARGRAPRHLADLDLAGRAQALAASGLPAYRADQLSRHYFTRMTRSAADMTDLPAGQREQLCAELLPELLTEVRALRADGGRTVKHLWELHDGVRVESVLMRYKDRTTLCVSSQAGCGMACPFCATGQMGLTRNLTTGEIIEQVRRAARLSAGGGLSGGPARLSNVVFMGMGEPLVNYKNVVAALHRLIDPAPEGFGLSARAVTVSTVGLVPLIRRLSGEGMPVTLAVSLHAPDDELRDALIPVNSRWKVGELLDAAHDYFTATGRRVSIEYALIKDMNDHPWRARMLADELAARGSGWAHVNPIPLNPTPGSIWTCSTQEVQDTFVDTLRRAGITTTVRDTRGSDIDGACGQLATEVLDQERAMRTR encoded by the coding sequence ATGCCCACCGACCAGCCCCCCGAGGGCGCGACCGATCCGGCCGCCGTCCCGAGGCTGTCCTTCGCCGTGCCCCCCGCCCGGGGGCGCGCGCCGCGGCACCTGGCCGACCTCGACCTCGCAGGACGCGCGCAGGCCCTGGCCGCCTCCGGGCTGCCCGCCTACCGGGCCGACCAGCTCTCCCGCCACTACTTCACCCGCATGACCCGCAGCGCCGCGGACATGACCGACCTGCCCGCAGGCCAGCGCGAGCAGCTGTGCGCCGAGCTCCTGCCCGAGCTGCTCACCGAGGTCCGTGCCCTGCGCGCCGACGGGGGGCGCACGGTCAAGCACCTGTGGGAGCTGCACGACGGCGTGCGCGTGGAGTCGGTCCTCATGCGCTACAAGGACCGCACGACCCTGTGCGTGTCGAGCCAGGCGGGCTGCGGCATGGCCTGTCCCTTCTGCGCCACCGGGCAGATGGGCCTGACACGCAACCTGACCACCGGCGAGATCATCGAGCAGGTGCGCCGGGCCGCGCGGCTGTCGGCCGGCGGCGGCCTGAGCGGAGGGCCTGCCCGCCTGAGCAACGTCGTGTTCATGGGCATGGGGGAGCCCCTGGTCAACTACAAGAACGTCGTCGCCGCCCTCCACCGGCTCATCGACCCCGCGCCCGAGGGCTTCGGGCTGTCGGCCCGCGCCGTGACCGTCTCGACGGTCGGCCTCGTCCCGCTCATCAGGCGACTGTCGGGGGAGGGGATGCCGGTGACCCTGGCGGTGTCCCTCCACGCGCCCGACGACGAGCTGCGCGACGCCCTCATCCCGGTCAACTCACGGTGGAAGGTCGGTGAGCTGCTCGACGCCGCCCACGACTACTTCACCGCGACGGGACGTCGGGTGTCCATCGAGTACGCGCTCATCAAGGACATGAACGACCACCCCTGGCGCGCCCGGATGCTGGCTGACGAGCTGGCTGCACGGGGCTCGGGGTGGGCGCACGTCAACCCCATTCCCCTCAACCCCACCCCAGGCTCGATCTGGACCTGCTCGACCCAGGAGGTCCAGGACACCTTCGTCGACACGCTGCGCCGTGCCGGCATCACGACCACGGTGCGCGACACTCGTGGAAGCGACATCGACGGCGCCTGCGGCCAGCTGGCCACCGAGGTGCTCGATCAGGAAAGGGCGATGAGGACTCGATGA
- a CDS encoding phosphatidate cytidylyltransferase produces the protein MATLLSPPPTPNRVPLPSTGRAGRNLPAAVGVAAALIALIIASLVVNKVAFLALVVLAVCGALWELAGAFARKDIRLPLAPLWLGTLGVVVSAWTLGAETALGAYMATAGACVLWCFMDQAEAESGSPLEDPDHDVPRTDAHDAVRRSRSVDAAASIFAATYLPFLAGFAVLLVAQDQGVGKVLMLFALPIANDTGGWLAGITFGRHPMAPSVSPKKSWEGFVGSMVAAVAAGAGCVWALDGPVWAGAVLGAMTVVVSTLGDLGESLLKRDLGLKDMGTLLPGHGGLMDRLDSILVAAPVVYVFSLLVG, from the coding sequence CTGGCCACGCTGCTGTCCCCGCCCCCGACCCCCAACCGGGTGCCGCTGCCCTCGACCGGGAGGGCCGGGCGCAACCTGCCCGCAGCGGTCGGGGTGGCGGCGGCGCTTATCGCCCTCATCATCGCCTCCCTGGTCGTCAACAAGGTCGCCTTCCTCGCCCTGGTCGTCCTGGCCGTGTGCGGCGCCCTGTGGGAGCTGGCAGGCGCCTTCGCCCGCAAGGACATCCGCCTGCCGCTGGCCCCCCTGTGGCTGGGGACGCTCGGGGTCGTCGTCTCGGCCTGGACCCTGGGCGCCGAGACCGCCCTCGGCGCCTACATGGCCACCGCCGGGGCCTGCGTCCTGTGGTGCTTCATGGACCAGGCCGAGGCGGAGTCGGGCAGCCCCCTGGAGGACCCCGACCACGACGTGCCGCGCACCGACGCCCACGACGCCGTGCGCCGCTCCCGGTCGGTCGACGCTGCCGCCTCGATCTTCGCGGCCACCTACCTGCCGTTCCTGGCGGGCTTCGCGGTCCTGCTCGTGGCCCAGGACCAGGGCGTGGGCAAGGTGCTCATGCTCTTCGCCCTGCCCATCGCCAACGACACCGGAGGATGGCTCGCCGGCATCACCTTCGGACGCCACCCGATGGCGCCCTCGGTGTCGCCCAAGAAGTCCTGGGAGGGCTTCGTCGGCTCGATGGTCGCGGCCGTGGCCGCGGGCGCGGGCTGCGTGTGGGCGCTCGACGGCCCGGTGTGGGCCGGCGCCGTCCTGGGCGCCATGACCGTGGTCGTCTCCACCCTGGGGGACCTGGGGGAGTCCTTGCTCAAGCGCGACCTCGGCCTCAAGGACATGGGCACCCTCCTTCCCGGCCACGGCGGCCTCATGGACCGTCTCGACTCGATCCTCGTGGCCGCCCCGGTCGTCTACGTCTTCAGCCTCCTCGTCGGCTGA
- the frr gene encoding ribosome recycling factor codes for MIDDVLLEAEDRMDKALEAAKHELAAIRTGRANPAMFNSIMVDYYGAPTPLQQLASITIPEARTVLVNPFDRSAMKALTTAIRESDLGVNPTDDGTVIRVTLPALTEERRRDYVKLARSRAEESRVQVRGVRAKSKKELEAIKKDGAAGEDEVKRAEAELDALTKRHVEKIDAALASKEAELLEV; via the coding sequence ATGATCGACGACGTTCTGCTCGAGGCCGAGGACAGGATGGACAAGGCCCTGGAGGCCGCCAAGCACGAGCTCGCGGCCATCCGCACCGGCCGGGCCAACCCGGCTATGTTCAACTCGATCATGGTCGACTACTACGGGGCCCCCACCCCGCTCCAGCAGCTCGCCTCCATCACGATCCCCGAGGCCCGTACGGTCCTGGTCAACCCCTTCGACCGCTCGGCCATGAAGGCGCTGACCACCGCGATCCGCGAGTCGGACCTGGGTGTCAACCCCACCGACGACGGCACGGTCATCCGCGTCACCCTGCCCGCCCTGACCGAGGAGCGACGTCGGGACTACGTCAAGCTGGCGCGCTCGCGGGCCGAGGAGTCGCGCGTCCAGGTCCGTGGCGTGCGCGCCAAGTCCAAGAAGGAGCTCGAGGCGATCAAGAAGGACGGCGCCGCCGGCGAGGACGAGGTCAAGCGGGCCGAGGCCGAGCTCGACGCCCTGACCAAGCGCCACGTCGAGAAGATCGACGCCGCCCTGGCCTCCAAGGAGGCCGAGCTCCTCGAGGTCTGA
- the pyrH gene encoding UMP kinase, whose protein sequence is MSESPARDDRVAHGEHPRRILLKLSGEVFGGGQVGLDPDVVSDAARQIADAVRAGVQVAVVVGGGNFFRGAQLSARGMDRARADYMGMLGTVMNALALQDFIEKAGVPARVQSAIAMTQVAEPYVPLRAIRHMEKGRVVVFGAGAGLPYFSTDTVSAQRALETHCTELLVGKNGVDGVYTADPRKDPDARLLTELTYERALAEGLQVVDASAFALCRDNDLTMRVFGMGQDGSITRALLGERIGTLVRRG, encoded by the coding sequence ATGAGCGAGTCCCCGGCCCGCGACGACCGCGTCGCCCACGGCGAGCACCCGCGTCGGATCCTGCTCAAGCTCTCAGGCGAGGTCTTCGGAGGCGGGCAGGTGGGGCTCGACCCCGACGTCGTGTCCGACGCGGCCCGCCAGATCGCCGACGCCGTGCGCGCCGGCGTCCAGGTCGCCGTGGTCGTGGGCGGCGGCAACTTCTTCCGCGGCGCCCAGCTCTCCGCCCGGGGGATGGACCGTGCCCGCGCCGACTACATGGGCATGCTCGGCACGGTCATGAACGCACTGGCCCTCCAGGACTTCATCGAGAAGGCCGGGGTGCCCGCCCGGGTCCAGTCCGCCATCGCGATGACCCAGGTCGCCGAGCCCTACGTCCCGCTGCGGGCGATCCGCCACATGGAGAAGGGGCGTGTCGTCGTCTTCGGCGCCGGAGCCGGGCTGCCCTACTTCTCCACCGACACGGTCTCGGCCCAGCGGGCCCTGGAGACCCACTGCACCGAGCTCCTCGTGGGCAAGAACGGCGTCGACGGCGTCTACACCGCGGACCCGCGCAAGGACCCTGACGCCCGCCTGCTCACCGAGCTCACCTACGAGCGGGCCCTGGCCGAGGGCCTCCAGGTGGTCGACGCCTCGGCCTTCGCCCTGTGCCGCGACAACGACCTGACGATGCGCGTGTTCGGCATGGGCCAGGACGGCTCGATCACCCGCGCCCTGCTCGGTGAGCGGATCGGCACCCTCGTCAGGCGCGGCTGA
- the tsf gene encoding translation elongation factor Ts produces MANYTTADIKALREKTGAGMLDVKKALDEAGGDVDKAIEIIRVKGLKGIAKREGRAASAGLIAARVVDADGGQTGVLVEINAETDFVAKNEKFLDFADKVLSAAIDSGAESAEALAEVEVDGATVKDLTDGMQAVIGEKIVVRRLGRLSAPRVELYLHRTNPDLPAQVGVLVGTDDKAAEVAHDVAMHVAAYSPAYATREEVPSEVVDKERAIAEETTRAEGKPEKAIPKIVEGRLGGFFKENVLVEQAFAKDPKTTVGKVVEATGGELTGFVRFRVGA; encoded by the coding sequence ATGGCGAACTACACCACCGCTGACATCAAGGCGCTGCGCGAGAAGACCGGCGCGGGCATGCTCGACGTCAAGAAGGCGCTCGACGAGGCCGGCGGCGACGTCGACAAGGCCATCGAGATCATCCGGGTCAAGGGCCTCAAGGGCATCGCCAAGCGTGAGGGCCGCGCGGCCTCCGCGGGCCTGATCGCCGCCCGCGTCGTCGACGCCGACGGCGGCCAGACCGGCGTGCTCGTCGAGATCAACGCCGAGACGGACTTCGTGGCCAAGAACGAGAAGTTCCTCGACTTCGCCGACAAGGTCCTTTCCGCCGCCATCGACTCCGGCGCCGAGAGCGCCGAGGCGCTGGCCGAGGTCGAGGTCGACGGCGCCACCGTCAAGGACCTCACCGACGGGATGCAGGCCGTCATCGGCGAGAAGATCGTCGTGCGCCGCCTGGGTCGCCTGTCGGCGCCCAGGGTCGAGCTCTACCTCCACCGGACCAACCCCGACCTGCCCGCGCAGGTGGGCGTCCTCGTGGGGACCGACGACAAGGCGGCCGAGGTCGCGCACGACGTCGCCATGCACGTCGCCGCCTACTCCCCGGCCTACGCCACCCGCGAGGAGGTCCCCTCCGAGGTCGTCGACAAGGAGCGCGCCATCGCCGAGGAGACCACCCGCGCCGAGGGCAAGCCCGAGAAGGCGATCCCCAAGATCGTCGAGGGCCGCCTGGGCGGGTTCTTCAAGGAGAACGTCCTGGTCGAGCAGGCCTTCGCCAAGGACCCCAAGACGACGGTCGGCAAGGTCGTCGAGGCCACCGGCGGCGAGCTGACCGGCTTCGTCCGCTTCCGCGTCGGCGCCTGA
- the rpsB gene encoding 30S ribosomal protein S2, with protein sequence MAIVTMRQLLDSGVHFGHQTRRWNPKMKRFILTERNGIYVIDLQQTVDGINTAYDFVKETVARGGNILFVGTKKQAQAAVAEQAQRVGMPYVNQRWLGGMLTNFSTVRARLERMKELEQIDFDDVAGSGRTKKELLMMRREKDKLVKTLGGIRDMSKLPAAIWVVDTKKEHLAISEAQKLGIPVVAVLDTNCDPDEVTYGVPGNDDAIRAVALLTRVVADAAAEGLVARSAGRVRTGQEAEVAPVDAEPLPEWEAQLLAGAEEVAPADAVPAEGETVVDAAAQA encoded by the coding sequence ATGGCGATCGTGACCATGCGCCAGCTCCTCGACTCCGGTGTCCACTTCGGCCACCAGACCCGCCGTTGGAACCCGAAGATGAAGCGCTTCATCCTCACCGAGCGCAACGGCATCTACGTCATCGACCTGCAGCAGACCGTGGACGGCATCAACACCGCCTACGACTTCGTCAAGGAGACCGTCGCCCGCGGGGGCAACATCCTGTTCGTCGGCACCAAGAAGCAGGCCCAGGCGGCCGTGGCCGAGCAGGCCCAGCGCGTCGGCATGCCCTACGTCAACCAGCGCTGGCTGGGCGGCATGCTCACCAACTTCTCCACCGTGCGCGCCCGCCTCGAGCGCATGAAGGAGCTCGAGCAGATCGACTTCGACGACGTGGCCGGATCGGGCCGCACGAAGAAGGAGCTGCTCATGATGCGCCGCGAGAAGGACAAGCTCGTCAAGACCCTCGGCGGCATCCGCGACATGTCCAAGCTCCCCGCGGCGATCTGGGTGGTCGACACCAAGAAGGAGCACCTGGCGATCTCCGAGGCCCAGAAGCTCGGCATCCCCGTCGTGGCCGTCCTTGACACCAACTGCGACCCCGACGAGGTCACCTACGGCGTCCCGGGCAACGACGACGCCATCCGCGCCGTGGCCCTGCTCACCCGCGTCGTGGCCGACGCCGCCGCCGAGGGCCTCGTCGCCCGCTCCGCGGGCCGCGTCCGCACCGGCCAGGAGGCCGAGGTCGCCCCCGTGGACGCCGAGCCCCTGCCCGAGTGGGAGGCCCAGCTGCTGGCCGGGGCCGAGGAGGTCGCCCCCGCTGACGCCGTCCCCGCCGAGGGCGAGACCGTCGTCGATGCCGCTGCCCAGGCCTGA
- a CDS encoding M23 family metallopeptidase, whose product MNTTRRTRSPLTRLGAAAACTALLAPGGLAPSPATWAESPGRPFAASPGEGQTDLRPAPRSGYSWPTGGPVRVLEPFDPPAVTWGRGHRGVDLDLPAGSPVRAAGTGTVAFAGMVAGRPVVSIDHADGIRTTYEPVEPSVSAGEPVTAGQVIGVLRTGHRADGLDALHWGARTSRTTYVNPLRLLAPAVIRLKPLEGG is encoded by the coding sequence ATGAACACGACGAGGCGGACACGCTCACCGCTGACCCGCCTGGGTGCCGCCGCGGCCTGCACCGCGCTCCTTGCACCCGGGGGCCTGGCGCCGTCGCCCGCGACCTGGGCCGAGAGCCCCGGCCGGCCCTTCGCCGCCTCGCCGGGAGAGGGGCAGACCGACCTACGTCCCGCTCCCCGCTCGGGCTACTCCTGGCCCACCGGCGGCCCGGTGCGAGTCCTCGAGCCCTTCGACCCGCCGGCAGTCACCTGGGGCCGGGGGCACCGGGGTGTCGACCTGGACCTGCCCGCCGGATCCCCGGTCCGGGCGGCGGGGACGGGCACCGTGGCCTTCGCCGGGATGGTGGCCGGCCGCCCGGTCGTCTCGATCGACCACGCCGACGGGATCCGGACCACCTACGAGCCGGTCGAGCCCTCGGTCTCCGCCGGCGAGCCGGTCACGGCCGGCCAGGTCATCGGGGTCCTGCGCACCGGGCACCGCGCCGACGGCCTCGACGCCCTCCACTGGGGGGCGCGCACCTCGCGGACGACCTACGTCAACCCGCTGCGCCTGCTCGCACCGGCGGTCATCAGGCTCAAGCCCCTCGAGGGCGGGTAG
- a CDS encoding PadR family transcriptional regulator: MANVILGLLLLRPMSLYDLVRAFGAGVSLFYSASAGSIKRALDDLVARGLVDVDEVRPGTRGRKVHRVNDAGRRAFEAWMRSELTEPDAERAALSRLYFLGLLDASQRQGVVERIRRRMEADLVRLEDLEREIDGVEVPVHLAEVARFQRMTLEWGMAAHRGALSWLDERLTP; the protein is encoded by the coding sequence GTGGCGAACGTGATCCTCGGCCTGCTCCTGCTGCGTCCCATGAGCCTGTACGACCTCGTGCGTGCCTTCGGTGCCGGGGTCTCGCTGTTCTACTCGGCCAGCGCGGGGAGCATCAAGCGGGCCCTGGACGACCTGGTCGCCCGGGGGCTGGTCGACGTCGACGAGGTGCGCCCGGGCACGCGGGGGCGCAAGGTGCACCGGGTCAACGACGCCGGCCGCAGGGCCTTCGAGGCCTGGATGCGCTCGGAGCTCACCGAGCCGGACGCCGAGCGCGCCGCCCTGTCGCGCCTGTACTTCCTCGGCCTGCTCGACGCCTCGCAGCGGCAGGGGGTCGTCGAGCGCATCCGTCGGCGGATGGAGGCCGACCTGGTTCGCCTCGAGGACCTGGAGCGCGAGATCGACGGCGTCGAGGTCCCCGTGCACCTCGCCGAGGTGGCCCGCTTCCAGCGCATGACCCTGGAGTGGGGGATGGCCGCGCACCGCGGTGCGCTGTCCTGGCTCGACGAGCGGCTGACCCCGTGA
- a CDS encoding serine hydrolase domain-containing protein gives MTSSPGPFQQWCDTALTARLHRLSRRRAPRLPAPQVLVTAPGARLAYGDVDLPFHTASVGKVFVAVLTARLVQDGLVDLDVPVSRLAPGLDLSRLPAAPGVDLRRELTVDHLLSHRSGLPDPVLPPRGHRTECSLAALLADPARRWTTAEVVAQTQGMAPTGAPGRRFAYGDASYALLQCVLEEVAGAPYPELLREHVLAPAGMSHTGFPHCTCTDEELRTLRIAPIWVRGHEFSHLPSLSAGTADGGAVTTLGDLERLQTAVHEEGLVSPALLARLSRPRSRLRAGIYYGTGMCVLRLDELVPVRRRRLPVGVGGLGLWATHCFYYPELGAQVVMNFHSTRQMARSFRLHMFIARGLAASAGSS, from the coding sequence ATGACGTCGTCCCCCGGACCCTTTCAGCAGTGGTGCGACACCGCCCTCACCGCACGGCTGCACCGCCTGAGCCGCCGTCGCGCCCCACGCCTGCCCGCGCCGCAGGTCCTCGTCACGGCACCTGGCGCGCGCCTGGCCTACGGCGACGTCGACCTGCCCTTCCACACCGCGAGCGTCGGCAAGGTCTTTGTCGCGGTCCTGACCGCCCGGCTCGTCCAGGACGGCCTTGTGGACCTCGACGTTCCCGTCTCCCGCCTGGCCCCGGGGCTCGATCTGTCGAGGCTGCCCGCCGCACCCGGCGTCGACCTGCGCCGCGAGCTCACGGTCGACCACCTCCTGTCCCATCGTTCGGGCCTGCCCGACCCGGTCCTGCCGCCGCGCGGGCACCGCACAGAGTGCTCCCTGGCCGCCCTGCTCGCCGACCCTGCCAGGAGGTGGACCACCGCCGAGGTCGTGGCGCAGACGCAGGGGATGGCGCCCACGGGTGCGCCGGGCCGGCGCTTTGCCTACGGGGACGCCAGCTACGCCCTGCTCCAGTGCGTCCTGGAGGAGGTCGCGGGCGCTCCCTACCCCGAGCTCCTGCGCGAGCACGTCCTGGCCCCGGCCGGGATGAGCCACACGGGCTTTCCCCACTGCACCTGCACCGACGAAGAGCTGAGGACTCTGCGGATCGCGCCGATCTGGGTCCGTGGCCACGAGTTCAGCCACCTGCCCTCCCTGAGCGCGGGAACGGCCGACGGCGGGGCGGTGACGACCCTCGGCGACCTGGAGCGCCTCCAGACCGCGGTGCACGAGGAGGGCCTGGTCTCCCCTGCTCTGCTGGCCCGCCTGTCGCGTCCGCGCAGCCGCCTGCGGGCCGGTATCTACTACGGCACAGGTATGTGCGTGCTGAGGCTGGACGAGCTCGTCCCCGTGCGGCGACGGAGGCTCCCCGTGGGAGTCGGCGGCCTCGGGCTGTGGGCCACGCACTGCTTCTACTACCCCGAGCTGGGGGCGCAGGTCGTCATGAACTTCCACTCGACCCGGCAGATGGCTCGTTCCTTCCGCCTGCACATGTTCATCGCCAGGGGGCTGGCCGCGTCAGCCGGCTCCTCGTGA
- a CDS encoding tyrosine recombinase XerC — protein MPTSEPDPEPGTVPGPVPAPVPAPGGPGTRGELVDAWRGYLALQRGLSAHTVRAYLGDLEDLLTFIGVDEQPEAPVGPALAGLDLAVLRAWLAEQAGRGRGRATIARRAAAVRTFSTWAHRTGLLAQDPAARLRSPRADNRLPGVLTAEQAAALLAAAGRRVTEAAASPDGAGHALAVRNLAVLELLYATGVRVSELCGLDLGDLDPSRRTLTVVGKGDKERTVPYGAPAARALEAWLEVRGTLAGPRAGAALFLGARGGRLDPRAAREVVHRAALDSGVPDLGPHGLRHSAATHVLDGGADLRSVQELLGHASLATTQRYTHVSAERLRAAYAQAFPRA, from the coding sequence ATGCCCACCTCTGAGCCCGACCCTGAGCCCGGCACTGTGCCCGGCCCTGTGCCTGCCCCAGTGCCTGCCCCAGGTGGCCCCGGGACCCGGGGCGAGCTCGTCGACGCCTGGCGCGGATACCTGGCTCTCCAGCGGGGACTGTCCGCCCACACGGTGCGTGCCTACCTCGGTGACCTCGAGGACCTGCTCACCTTCATCGGCGTCGACGAGCAGCCCGAGGCCCCTGTCGGCCCCGCGCTCGCGGGCCTCGACCTGGCCGTGCTGCGGGCGTGGCTGGCCGAGCAGGCCGGCCGCGGCCGGGGCCGCGCGACGATCGCCAGACGCGCTGCGGCGGTACGGACCTTCAGCACCTGGGCCCACCGCACCGGGCTGCTCGCCCAGGACCCCGCCGCACGTCTGCGGTCCCCGCGCGCCGACAACCGCCTGCCGGGGGTCCTCACCGCCGAGCAGGCCGCCGCTCTCCTGGCGGCAGCGGGGCGGCGCGTCACGGAGGCGGCCGCGTCCCCCGACGGCGCCGGCCACGCCCTGGCGGTGCGGAACCTGGCGGTCCTCGAGCTGCTCTACGCCACGGGCGTTCGGGTCTCCGAGCTGTGCGGCCTGGACCTGGGTGACCTCGACCCCTCCCGCCGGACCCTCACCGTCGTGGGCAAGGGGGACAAGGAGCGCACGGTGCCCTACGGGGCTCCGGCCGCCCGGGCGCTCGAGGCCTGGCTCGAGGTGCGCGGGACCCTGGCGGGCCCGCGTGCCGGGGCCGCCCTGTTCCTCGGGGCCCGAGGCGGGCGCCTCGACCCGCGTGCGGCGCGCGAGGTGGTTCACCGCGCCGCCCTCGACTCCGGCGTGCCGGATCTGGGCCCCCACGGGCTGCGCCACAGCGCCGCCACCCACGTCCTGGACGGGGGCGCCGACCTGCGCAGCGTCCAGGAGCTGCTCGGCCACGCCTCGCTGGCCACGACCCAGCGCTACACCCACGTGTCCGCCGAGCGACTCAGGGCCGCCTACGCCCAGGCCTTCCCACGCGCCTGA